Proteins found in one Erythrobacter sp. 3-20A1M genomic segment:
- a CDS encoding heparinase II/III family protein yields MTAPRQADVSRDRPREEQSALPLGDDPAPTTHLLAERVLEPSRALVATDLAPPALGAVERLIQFAYRLGVPASALTLPMGRTESMRILATVDSPLSGDRAAGVALRAGHFLVHGVKAPIGQMDFASNTRLTAPFERVVHGYAWLRDLAGCTTRDQAAPVANRIHAAWLDANPRPGKGRAWEVELVGHRLLAWLVHAPLIMGSEPLRGRTLTAIEDGARWLDRHVGQAQDRLGEVAGWVGIVAAGLLLPGGKPRRIFGESGLARALGELTAEDGGVLSRSPIAQMEAIALLVDLVACYAALDRDPPQALTAMKALLVPPLLSLLHGEGGLGSWQGANAVPTERVAALVAASGVRTRPLKDVRHWGYQRVATRAAVLHFDAAPPPLPRHARAGCASTLAFEFSSRGERLIVNCGGAATAGGQVPVRIEQGLRGTAAHSTLVLDESNSTAVLLKGQIGMGVKEVEIDRRQIETGRGTATRLDATHDGYASRYGLLHRRILVLRDDGTELLGEDILTPQGKRGKRGKIAFAIRFHCGRGVELRLGEDGRGATMLLPGGQHWQFRLGHECDGELAIDESIWVDGQGRPQPIQQLVIQGMTSRSGGSFSWLLKQMG; encoded by the coding sequence ATGACCGCTCCGCGCCAGGCGGACGTGTCGCGGGATCGCCCTCGCGAGGAACAGTCGGCCCTGCCGCTCGGCGACGATCCTGCGCCCACCACCCATCTGCTGGCCGAGCGGGTGCTGGAGCCTTCGCGGGCGCTGGTCGCGACCGATCTCGCCCCGCCTGCGCTGGGTGCGGTGGAGCGGCTGATCCAGTTCGCCTACCGGCTCGGCGTGCCCGCCAGCGCGCTGACCCTGCCGATGGGCCGGACGGAGAGCATGCGCATTCTCGCCACGGTCGACAGCCCGCTGTCGGGCGATCGTGCAGCGGGCGTGGCCCTGCGCGCCGGGCACTTCCTCGTCCACGGGGTGAAGGCCCCGATCGGGCAGATGGACTTCGCCTCCAACACCCGCCTTACCGCGCCGTTCGAGCGGGTCGTGCACGGTTATGCCTGGCTGCGCGACCTCGCGGGCTGCACCACTCGCGATCAGGCCGCGCCGGTCGCCAACCGAATCCACGCCGCATGGCTCGATGCCAATCCGCGCCCGGGCAAGGGGCGCGCGTGGGAAGTCGAACTGGTCGGCCACCGCCTGCTGGCGTGGCTGGTCCATGCCCCACTCATCATGGGAAGCGAGCCGTTGCGCGGTCGCACCCTGACCGCGATCGAGGACGGCGCGCGCTGGCTCGACCGCCATGTCGGCCAGGCGCAGGACCGGCTCGGAGAGGTCGCGGGCTGGGTCGGCATCGTCGCCGCGGGGCTATTGCTGCCTGGTGGCAAGCCGCGGCGGATATTCGGCGAAAGCGGGCTCGCCCGCGCGCTGGGCGAGCTGACCGCAGAGGATGGCGGCGTGCTGTCGCGCAGCCCGATCGCCCAGATGGAGGCGATCGCGCTGCTGGTGGATCTGGTCGCATGCTATGCCGCCCTCGATCGCGATCCGCCGCAGGCGCTGACCGCGATGAAGGCACTGCTGGTGCCGCCGCTGCTTTCGCTGTTGCACGGGGAAGGCGGGCTGGGCAGCTGGCAGGGAGCCAATGCGGTGCCGACCGAACGCGTCGCCGCGCTGGTCGCCGCGAGCGGGGTGCGGACCCGGCCGCTGAAGGACGTGCGGCACTGGGGTTACCAACGCGTCGCCACTCGCGCCGCCGTGCTCCATTTCGACGCCGCGCCGCCGCCGCTGCCGCGCCATGCCCGCGCCGGCTGCGCCTCTACCCTCGCGTTCGAGTTCTCGTCACGCGGGGAGCGGCTGATCGTCAATTGCGGCGGCGCAGCAACGGCCGGTGGGCAGGTGCCGGTGCGGATCGAACAGGGGCTGCGCGGAACGGCCGCCCACTCGACGCTGGTGCTGGACGAATCGAATTCCACCGCCGTCCTGCTCAAGGGGCAGATCGGGATGGGCGTGAAGGAGGTCGAGATCGACCGCCGCCAGATCGAGACCGGGCGCGGGACCGCGACGCGGCTGGACGCGACCCATGACGGTTACGCCTCGCGCTACGGCTTGCTCCACCGGCGTATCCTGGTGCTGCGGGACGACGGAACCGAGCTGCTGGGCGAAGATATCCTGACGCCGCAGGGCAAGCGCGGGAAGCGCGGCAAGATCGCCTTCGCCATCCGCTTCCACTGCGGACGCGGGGTCGAACTGCGCCTGGGTGAGGATGGCCGGGGGGCGACGATGCTGTTGCCCGGCGGTCAGCACTGGCAGTTCCGGCTGGGCCACGAATGCGATGGCGAACTCGCCATCGACGAAAGTATCTGGGTCGACGGGCAAGGACGCCCGCAACCGATCCAGCAGCTCGTCATTCAGGGAATGACCTCACGCAGCGGGGGAAGTTTCTCCTGGCTGCTCAAACAGATGGGATGA
- the rpe gene encoding ribulose-phosphate 3-epimerase codes for MTRPLISPSILSADFAALGEEVRAIDAAGADWIHIDVMDGHYVPNLTIGPAVVKALRPHTDKPFDVHLMISPVDPYLEAFAEAGADVITVHPEAGPHVHRTVQAIKALGKKAGVSLNPGTPAKMLDYLIGEIDLVLVMSVNPGFGGQSFIASQLKKIEAVRKMIEREGRDVRLEVDGGVNADTARQCVDAGADVLVAGSAAFAGGPDRYAANIAALRGDAG; via the coding sequence ATGACCCGACCGCTGATCTCTCCCTCGATACTGTCCGCCGACTTCGCGGCATTGGGAGAGGAAGTGCGCGCGATCGACGCAGCCGGTGCCGACTGGATTCACATCGATGTGATGGACGGGCATTACGTGCCCAACCTCACCATCGGCCCCGCCGTGGTGAAGGCGCTGCGCCCGCACACGGACAAGCCGTTCGACGTGCATCTGATGATCTCCCCCGTCGATCCGTATCTCGAAGCCTTTGCCGAGGCGGGTGCGGACGTCATCACCGTCCATCCTGAGGCCGGCCCGCATGTCCATCGCACGGTGCAGGCGATCAAGGCGCTGGGCAAGAAGGCGGGCGTTTCCCTCAATCCCGGTACCCCGGCCAAGATGCTGGACTATTTGATCGGCGAGATCGACCTCGTGCTGGTGATGAGCGTCAATCCCGGCTTCGGCGGCCAGAGCTTCATCGCCAGCCAGCTCAAGAAGATCGAAGCGGTGCGCAAGATGATCGAGCGCGAAGGGCGCGACGTCAGGCTTGAGGTCGATGGCGGGGTCAATGCCGACACCGCGCGTCAGTGCGTCGATGCGGGGGCCGACGTGCTGGTGGCTGGCTCCGCCGCTTTCGCCGGTGGGCCCGATCGTTACGCCGCGAACATCGCGGCGCTGCGGGGGGATGCGGGTTGA
- a CDS encoding cytochrome o ubiquinol/quinol oxidase subunit IV gives MSERDDERRELRDSWLALAGAVVLTAASFALVVLLNLPRGWTLGGLALLALAQIAWHFRYFLHIDLDRSHRHDLQLILFTSLIIVMMVGGTLWILFDLHARMM, from the coding sequence ATGAGCGAACGCGACGACGAACGGCGCGAACTGCGCGACAGCTGGCTGGCGCTGGCGGGCGCGGTGGTGCTGACCGCCGCCAGCTTTGCGCTGGTGGTGTTGCTGAACCTGCCGCGCGGCTGGACGCTGGGCGGGCTGGCGCTGCTCGCGCTGGCGCAAATCGCGTGGCATTTCAGGTACTTCTTGCACATCGACCTCGACCGGTCGCACCGGCACGACCTCCAGCTCATACTCTTCACAAGCCTGATAATAGTGATGATGGTCGGCGGCACGCTCTGGATCCTGTTCGACCTCCACGCCCGCATGATGTGA
- a CDS encoding cytochrome c oxidase subunit 3: MSAGKNLHPGINIGHVDPGAHRAAEPVIFGFWVFLMSDLVIFALLLATYAAMSVHGIAGGPTPAQVADLPSAAIETGLLLLSSFTMSLATVALKYRPGRAHLRRWLAVTAVLGLAFVGMEAWDFAKLAGQGAVPQRSGFLSAHFTLLGTHALHVSAGLVWMAVLAFQLGRTELEDLVRLRIMRLALFWHLLDVVWIAILTFVFLFGAVG, translated from the coding sequence ATGAGCGCGGGCAAGAACCTCCATCCCGGTATCAATATCGGTCATGTCGACCCCGGCGCACACCGCGCGGCGGAGCCGGTGATCTTCGGCTTCTGGGTCTTCCTGATGAGCGACCTGGTGATCTTCGCCCTGCTGCTGGCGACCTATGCCGCGATGAGCGTGCACGGGATCGCGGGCGGACCCACGCCGGCGCAGGTGGCCGATCTGCCCAGCGCCGCGATCGAGACCGGGCTGCTGCTGCTTTCCAGTTTCACCATGTCGCTCGCCACCGTGGCGCTCAAATATCGACCGGGGCGCGCGCATCTGCGCCGCTGGCTGGCAGTTACCGCCGTGCTCGGCCTCGCCTTCGTCGGAATGGAAGCGTGGGATTTCGCGAAGCTCGCTGGCCAGGGCGCGGTGCCGCAGCGCAGCGGGTTCCTGTCGGCGCATTTCACGCTGCTCGGCACCCACGCGCTGCATGTCTCGGCGGGGCTGGTGTGGATGGCGGTGCTCGCGTTCCAGCTGGGGCGCACGGAGCTGGAGGACCTCGTGCGGCTCAGGATCATGCGGCTCGCGCTGTTCTGGCACCTGCTCGACGTGGTATGGATCGCGATTCTTACCTTCGTCTTCCTGTTCGGGGCGGTTGGATGA
- a CDS encoding cbb3-type cytochrome c oxidase subunit I yields the protein MISGLSYWIFGRLEWSDLLIKSNAIATGASCMVVIVAIAIVALLTWTGRWGWLWREWLTSLDHKRIGIMYIVISFIMMARAIAEAMVMRTQQAMAAGGGTDLVGAEHFGQLFTTHGTVMIFFVAMPFLSGLINYLLPLQIGARDLSFPFMNAVGLALTWAGAVLIMVSLTVGDFSTGGWSAYPPFTELAFSPGEGVDYWIWSVTLTGIGTTLTGINFAVTIYKERCPGMHLMRMPLFCWTALCTAILIVFALPPLTVASSLLALDRYLDFHFFTNGSGGNMMNYANLFWLFGHPEVYILILPAFGVWSEVISTFSGKRLYGYRSLVLATMCIAVLSFTVWMHHFFTMGQSANVNAAFGFATMLIGIPTGVKVYDWILTMYRGRIRFSAPMLFAITFLFSFVVGGLSGILLSNAPTDFAMHNSLFLVAHFHNMLIPGTLFGFIAGYMYWFPKAFGFRLDERWGRIAWGLWTAGFFAAFAPLYSLGLMGAMRRTSQTYDPAYEPFLYVALVGAALLFAGFVALVVQLVVSTRHRDRLAVPIGDPWDGRALEWFTPSPPPEWNFARLPQVECIDAFAREKREGDPYAPQDGDYADIEMPRNTGLPTLIGMAGIACAFGLVWHIWWMAIVGFVAMWGFLVARSFESRTTRTIPAATVREANEAWLSRARMARAVPREIEFTAANTGRAEPLA from the coding sequence ATGATCTCGGGCCTCTCCTACTGGATCTTCGGGCGGCTCGAATGGAGCGATCTGCTGATCAAGTCGAACGCGATCGCCACCGGTGCCTCGTGCATGGTGGTCATCGTCGCGATCGCGATCGTCGCCCTGCTGACCTGGACCGGGCGCTGGGGTTGGTTGTGGCGCGAATGGCTGACCAGCCTCGATCACAAGCGGATCGGGATCATGTATATCGTGATCAGCTTCATCATGATGGCGCGCGCCATCGCCGAAGCGATGGTGATGCGCACTCAGCAGGCGATGGCCGCGGGCGGCGGGACCGATCTGGTCGGTGCGGAGCATTTCGGACAATTGTTCACCACCCACGGCACGGTGATGATCTTCTTCGTCGCGATGCCGTTCCTGTCGGGCCTGATCAATTACCTCCTGCCGCTGCAGATCGGGGCGCGCGACCTCAGCTTCCCCTTCATGAATGCGGTCGGCCTGGCTCTGACCTGGGCCGGTGCGGTCCTGATCATGGTCAGCCTGACGGTGGGCGATTTCTCGACCGGGGGGTGGAGCGCCTATCCGCCGTTCACCGAACTCGCCTTCTCTCCCGGCGAAGGGGTCGATTACTGGATCTGGTCGGTCACGCTGACAGGCATCGGCACCACGCTGACCGGCATCAATTTCGCGGTCACGATCTACAAGGAACGCTGCCCGGGAATGCACCTGATGCGCATGCCGCTGTTCTGCTGGACAGCGCTGTGCACCGCCATCCTGATCGTCTTCGCGCTGCCGCCGCTGACCGTGGCGAGCAGCCTGCTGGCGCTCGACCGCTATCTCGACTTCCATTTCTTCACCAACGGGTCGGGCGGCAACATGATGAATTATGCCAACCTGTTCTGGCTGTTCGGCCATCCGGAAGTCTACATCCTGATCCTGCCCGCGTTCGGGGTCTGGTCCGAAGTCATCTCCACCTTTTCCGGCAAGCGGCTGTACGGGTATCGTTCGCTGGTGCTCGCGACCATGTGCATCGCGGTGCTCAGCTTCACGGTGTGGATGCACCACTTCTTCACCATGGGGCAGAGCGCGAACGTCAATGCCGCCTTCGGCTTCGCCACCATGCTGATCGGCATTCCCACGGGGGTGAAGGTCTATGATTGGATCCTCACCATGTATCGCGGGCGCATCCGCTTTTCCGCCCCGATGCTGTTCGCGATCACGTTCCTGTTCTCCTTCGTGGTCGGCGGGCTCAGCGGCATCCTGCTCTCCAACGCGCCGACCGATTTCGCGATGCACAACTCGCTGTTCCTGGTCGCGCATTTTCACAACATGCTGATCCCCGGTACGCTGTTCGGCTTCATCGCGGGCTATATGTACTGGTTTCCAAAGGCGTTCGGCTTCCGGCTGGACGAACGCTGGGGGCGGATCGCCTGGGGCCTGTGGACCGCGGGCTTCTTCGCCGCCTTCGCGCCGCTCTATTCGCTCGGCTTGATGGGCGCGATGCGGCGCACCTCGCAGACCTACGACCCCGCTTACGAGCCTTTCCTCTATGTCGCGCTGGTCGGCGCTGCGCTGCTGTTCGCGGGCTTCGTGGCGCTGGTGGTGCAACTGGTCGTCAGCACCCGCCACCGCGACCGGCTGGCGGTGCCGATCGGCGATCCGTGGGACGGCCGTGCGCTCGAATGGTTCACGCCCTCGCCGCCGCCGGAATGGAACTTCGCCCGGCTGCCGCAGGTCGAATGCATCGATGCCTTCGCCCGCGAGAAACGCGAGGGCGACCCCTATGCGCCGCAGGATGGCGACTACGCGGATATCGAAATGCCGCGCAATACCGGCCTGCCCACGCTGATCGGCATGGCGGGGATCGCCTGCGCCTTCGGCCTCGTATGGCACATCTGGTGGATGGCGATCGTCGGCTTCGTCGCGATGTGGGGCTTCCTCGTCGCGCGCAGTTTCGAGAGCCGGACGACCCGGACCATTCCCGCGGCCACGGTTCGCGAAGCGAACGAGGCATGGCTCAGCCGGGCGCGGATGGCGCGGGCGGTGCCGCGCGAGATCGAGTTCACGGCGGCGAACACCGGCCGGGCGGAGCCACTGGCATGA
- a CDS encoding COX aromatic rich motif-containing protein, producing MAGRLSSLTLFIALTGCAQVHSGGMLDPAGPVAQVQRDHFLIVVALVAIVIVPVFLALPWILWRYRLSRKSTDYKPDWDFDRRIEWVIWGVPVLVVAVLAAVLWINVHRIDPYRPLALQGVPQGAPPLPVQAVGLDWKWLFIYPEQGIATVDELVVPAGRDIAFDLTADGPMMSFYVPRLGGQIYAMAGMRTQLHLAADAPGGFRGLNTQYNGVDFHRQSFRVRALPPREFAAWAARARSAPPLDVARYAKLVEPSVTARPLVFGRVEPDLFAKVIGKYEGGSAPHHMAQAAR from the coding sequence GTGGCCGGCAGGCTCTCTTCGCTTACCTTGTTTATCGCGCTCACCGGCTGCGCCCAGGTGCATTCGGGCGGCATGCTCGATCCCGCCGGCCCGGTCGCGCAGGTCCAACGCGACCATTTCCTGATCGTCGTCGCGCTGGTCGCGATCGTGATCGTCCCGGTATTCTTGGCTCTGCCGTGGATCCTGTGGCGCTATCGCCTCTCGCGCAAAAGCACCGACTATAAACCCGACTGGGATTTCGACCGGCGGATCGAATGGGTGATCTGGGGCGTGCCGGTGCTGGTGGTGGCGGTGCTGGCGGCGGTGTTGTGGATCAATGTGCACCGGATCGATCCCTATCGTCCGTTGGCGCTGCAGGGGGTGCCCCAAGGCGCGCCGCCGCTGCCGGTGCAGGCGGTCGGGCTCGACTGGAAATGGCTGTTCATCTACCCTGAACAGGGTATCGCGACGGTCGACGAGCTGGTGGTGCCCGCCGGGCGCGACATCGCTTTCGACCTGACGGCGGATGGCCCGATGATGAGCTTCTACGTCCCCCGACTGGGCGGGCAGATCTACGCCATGGCGGGGATGCGCACGCAACTGCATCTGGCGGCGGACGCGCCGGGCGGTTTTCGCGGGCTCAACACGCAATATAACGGCGTCGACTTCCACCGGCAGAGCTTCCGCGTGCGCGCCCTGCCGCCGCGCGAATTCGCGGCGTGGGCGGCACGGGCGCGGTCAGCTCCGCCGCTCGATGTGGCGCGCTATGCCAAACTCGTGGAGCCGTCCGTTACCGCGCGCCCGCTCGTGTTCGGGCGAGTCGAGCCGGACCTGTTCGCGAAAGTGATCGGCAAATACGAAGGCGGGTCCGCCCCGCACCACATGGCGCAGGCCGCGCGATGA
- a CDS encoding FdhF/YdeP family oxidoreductase — protein MSDKAPEAKEYDRPAGGWGSVKSLIKSELRDRAGPGALETLRRQNKPGGYMCSSCAWVKPPAPHTFEFCENGAKATLWDLTSARCTPEFFAQHTVTELREWSGYELEMEGRLTHPLRYDPETDKYVEASWDEAFAAIGAKLKALDPKSVTFYASGKAALEPSYLYAIFARAYGHNNLPDSSNMCHETTSVGLKKVIGSPVGTCTLEDLEHCDAIFYLGQNPGTNSPRILRPLQEAVQRGCKIVVFNPLREKGLVEFVDPQHPVQMTVGKPTKMHHQYLQVRPGGDIAALMGVIKRVLERDAEAEAKGRERILDEAFIDQHTTGLDEFLATLKDTSWPELERASGVTRAEMEAAGDVYCNAKKVIGIYGMGLTQHVHGAQGIGMLVNLLLLGGNIGRQGAGCSPIRGHSNVQGQRTVGITEKVKLAPVEKYRELLDLETPEEDGHTTVEFLEALLAGENKGYIGLGGNLAMAVPDHEAVHEAWQRMELTVHVATKLNRTHLIPGKESWLLPCLVRAEEDLRSTGNQWVSIEDSFSHIHGSMGKRSPASEHLLSETAIVAGIAAATVSGNPKLRWREWAEDYALIRDLIARTWPDQFHDMSARMIQPGGFYRGNPAHERIWKTESGKAEFTDPTVLNACGVGDAQGRYHLVTLRSNDQFNTTIYGHSDRLRGLEGDRMIVLMRPEDMVAANLAEGDRVSLITDTGRDAEPTRAVEGLTVVPYNLPKGTLAGYFPELNPLVPLWYHDQLSKTPASKGVPVRIEKTA, from the coding sequence ATGAGCGACAAGGCACCCGAGGCGAAGGAATACGACCGGCCCGCAGGCGGCTGGGGATCGGTCAAGAGCCTGATCAAGAGCGAGCTGCGCGATCGCGCGGGGCCGGGCGCGCTCGAAACGCTGCGCCGCCAGAACAAGCCCGGCGGGTACATGTGCAGTTCCTGCGCCTGGGTCAAACCGCCCGCTCCGCACACGTTCGAATTCTGCGAAAACGGTGCGAAGGCGACGCTGTGGGACCTGACCAGCGCGCGCTGCACCCCCGAATTCTTCGCGCAGCACACCGTCACCGAGTTGCGCGAATGGTCCGGCTACGAGCTGGAGATGGAAGGTCGCCTGACCCATCCCCTGCGCTACGATCCGGAAACCGACAAATATGTCGAGGCGAGCTGGGACGAGGCGTTTGCCGCGATCGGGGCGAAGCTGAAGGCGCTCGATCCCAAATCGGTGACGTTCTACGCCAGCGGCAAGGCGGCTCTGGAGCCGAGCTATCTCTACGCGATCTTCGCCCGGGCTTATGGCCACAACAACCTGCCCGACAGTTCCAACATGTGCCACGAGACGACCTCGGTCGGCCTCAAGAAGGTGATCGGATCGCCGGTCGGCACCTGCACGCTGGAAGATCTCGAGCATTGCGACGCGATCTTCTATCTCGGCCAGAACCCCGGCACCAATTCGCCGCGCATCCTGCGCCCGCTGCAGGAAGCGGTACAGCGCGGGTGCAAGATCGTGGTCTTCAATCCCTTGCGCGAGAAGGGTCTGGTCGAATTCGTCGATCCGCAGCACCCGGTCCAGATGACCGTCGGCAAGCCGACCAAGATGCACCACCAGTACCTGCAGGTGCGCCCCGGCGGCGACATCGCGGCGCTGATGGGGGTGATCAAGCGGGTGCTGGAACGCGACGCCGAGGCCGAGGCGAAGGGCCGCGAAAGGATCCTCGACGAAGCCTTCATCGATCAGCACACCACCGGGCTCGACGAATTTCTCGCGACGCTGAAGGACACGAGCTGGCCCGAGCTGGAGCGTGCCTCCGGCGTCACCCGCGCCGAGATGGAGGCGGCGGGCGACGTCTATTGCAACGCGAAGAAGGTGATCGGCATCTACGGCATGGGGCTGACCCAGCATGTTCACGGCGCGCAGGGCATCGGGATGCTGGTCAACCTGCTGCTGCTGGGCGGCAATATCGGGCGGCAGGGCGCCGGGTGCAGCCCGATCCGCGGCCATTCCAACGTGCAGGGGCAGCGCACGGTCGGCATCACCGAGAAGGTGAAGCTCGCCCCGGTTGAGAAATACCGCGAGCTGCTCGACCTCGAAACGCCGGAGGAGGACGGGCACACCACGGTCGAATTCCTGGAAGCGCTGCTGGCGGGGGAGAACAAGGGCTATATCGGGCTCGGCGGCAACCTCGCCATGGCGGTGCCCGATCACGAGGCGGTCCACGAGGCCTGGCAACGGATGGAGCTGACCGTCCACGTCGCGACCAAGCTCAACCGCACGCATCTGATTCCGGGTAAGGAAAGCTGGCTGCTGCCCTGCCTCGTGCGGGCCGAGGAGGACCTGCGCTCCACCGGCAACCAGTGGGTGAGCATAGAGGACAGCTTCAGCCATATTCACGGTTCCATGGGCAAGCGCAGCCCGGCGAGCGAACATCTGCTGAGCGAGACCGCGATCGTCGCCGGGATCGCCGCCGCGACCGTCTCGGGCAATCCCAAACTGCGCTGGCGCGAATGGGCCGAGGACTATGCGCTCATCCGCGACCTGATCGCGCGCACCTGGCCCGACCAGTTCCACGACATGAGCGCGCGGATGATCCAGCCGGGCGGCTTCTACCGCGGCAATCCCGCACACGAGCGTATCTGGAAGACCGAAAGCGGGAAGGCGGAGTTCACCGACCCGACCGTTCTGAACGCTTGCGGCGTCGGCGACGCGCAGGGCCGCTATCACCTCGTCACCCTGCGCTCCAACGACCAGTTCAACACCACGATCTACGGCCATTCGGATCGACTGCGCGGGTTGGAGGGCGACCGCATGATCGTGCTGATGCGCCCCGAGGACATGGTCGCCGCGAACCTTGCCGAAGGCGACCGCGTCTCGCTGATCACCGACACCGGCCGCGACGCCGAACCGACCCGCGCGGTGGAGGGGCTGACGGTGGTGCCCTACAATCTCCCCAAGGGCACGCTCGCGGGCTATTTCCCCGAACTCAACCCGCTGGTGCCGCTATGGTATCACGACCAGCTGTCGAAAACCCCGGCCAGCAAGGGCGTGCCCGTCCGGATCGAAAAGACGGCCTGA
- a CDS encoding site-specific integrase yields MVKLTKRAVEAAEAKTKDYILWDEELPGFGLRVFPSGKRSYIVQYRQCGRSRRMAIGLHGIWTAELARREAKAQLGRVATGDDPAEERQEDHRAMTMKQLCERYIQDLEDGLILGKGGRPKKQSTIDTDIGRIKRHVIPLMGSRRVKDLTRADMVKIMRDIIAGRSRIVVKTKKLRGKSIVKGGPGTATRTLGLIGGILTYAIDLGVIDRNPTHGIKKPKYKVRERRLTEAEYGILGQLLIEAKKNEQFWPSTDIIRQIALTGCRRSEIINLKWCDVDLSGSCLRLSDSKEGRSIRPVGLPVIEFLEAEHKTATGSYVFPGYGADTAFGGFPRQWNQLLNGTPLEGVTAHVLRHSFASIGNDLGFTEITIAALLGHAKGSITSKYIHVLDATLITAADIIAGYVDALLKGARFQESAYSLDRVTRKNTMSEFLAGRDARTSR; encoded by the coding sequence ATGGTCAAATTGACCAAACGCGCTGTCGAAGCTGCCGAAGCCAAGACCAAGGACTACATCTTGTGGGACGAAGAACTACCCGGTTTTGGGTTGCGTGTCTTCCCCTCAGGCAAACGAAGCTACATCGTTCAATACCGCCAGTGCGGACGATCGCGGCGCATGGCGATTGGGCTGCACGGAATCTGGACTGCCGAGCTTGCCCGGCGCGAAGCCAAGGCCCAGCTGGGTCGCGTCGCAACCGGCGATGATCCCGCAGAGGAGCGACAAGAAGATCATCGGGCGATGACGATGAAGCAGCTTTGCGAGCGCTACATTCAAGACCTTGAAGACGGGCTTATCCTCGGCAAAGGCGGGCGACCCAAGAAGCAATCCACGATCGATACCGACATCGGGCGGATCAAGCGTCATGTCATTCCCTTGATGGGCAGTCGGCGTGTCAAGGATCTCACCCGGGCCGACATGGTCAAGATCATGCGCGATATTATCGCAGGCCGGTCGCGTATTGTCGTCAAAACCAAAAAGCTACGGGGCAAGTCGATTGTGAAGGGTGGTCCAGGAACCGCCACACGCACACTAGGCCTGATCGGCGGCATCCTGACTTATGCCATCGACCTTGGGGTCATCGACCGCAATCCAACTCACGGTATCAAGAAGCCGAAATACAAGGTGCGGGAGCGGAGGCTAACCGAGGCCGAGTATGGCATTTTGGGTCAGTTGCTCATCGAAGCGAAGAAAAACGAACAGTTCTGGCCATCAACCGATATCATTCGCCAGATCGCTCTCACCGGCTGCAGGCGAAGCGAGATCATCAATCTCAAATGGTGCGATGTCGATCTCAGCGGCAGTTGTCTTCGACTTTCCGATAGCAAGGAAGGCAGGTCGATTCGACCTGTTGGCCTGCCCGTGATCGAGTTCCTGGAGGCGGAGCACAAAACGGCAACAGGCAGCTACGTATTCCCGGGCTATGGGGCAGACACCGCCTTCGGCGGCTTCCCGAGGCAGTGGAACCAGTTGCTAAATGGCACGCCGCTGGAAGGCGTTACGGCTCATGTCCTGCGACACAGTTTCGCCAGCATCGGCAACGATCTTGGGTTCACGGAAATAACGATCGCCGCGCTCTTGGGGCATGCAAAGGGATCGATCACCAGCAAATATATTCATGTCCTCGATGCTACGCTGATCACGGCCGCCGACATAATCGCTGGCTATGTCGATGCTCTCCTCAAGGGTGCGCGATTTCAAGAGAGCGCCTACTCGCTCGATCGCGTGACACGAAAGAACACAATGAGCGAATTCCTGGCTGGCCGTGACGCCAGAACTTCCAGATGA